The genomic interval AAATCGCTTTATTCGTTTCTTTAGCTAATTGGTGCAACAGACGCATCAGTTGTATCCGGCTGGGCAAATCAAGGTGAGCAGTAGGTTCATCCAGAATGATCAATGGCGTATCTTGTGCTATTGCCCTGGCTAACATCACTTTCTGACATTCTCCATCACTCAGGCTATCCATTTTTCTACCTGCAAAAGCTCCGGTATCTGTAGCTTTGATAGCTTGTCCGATAATCTGTTTGTCTTGTTCAGTGAGTATGCCTAACCATCCTGAATAGGGATAACGGCCCAGGGAAATGAGCGAATAAACATCCAGGTTACCAGCTCTGACGTTATCAGTGAGTACCAGGCTTATTTTTTTCGCTACCTGTGCAGGTTTCAGTTGGTGAAGTGCCGCACCGTCCAGTATAATTTCACCTTTCAGCGGATGTTGCAGGCCGGAGATAGTTCTGAGCAAAGTAGATTTACCGCAGCCATTCGGGCCTAACAGGCAAACCAGCTGTCCTGCATGGAGTTCTAAATCTAAAGCCGCTGCAATAACTTTCGTTTTCCCTTTTCCTGCCTGGTAACCTATAGTTAACCCGGAAGTATTTAACAATGAGTTTTGCGCCTCCATTAGAATCCCCTCAATTTAGTAGGCCCTGCAATAATCCAGATCACTACGGGTGAACCTACCAGGGCCGTAATTACATTAATAGGTAAAACAGTCTGACTTCCTGGCAATTGAGCAACAATATCACAAATCAGCATCAAAACGGTCCCGATCAGACAACAAGCGGGAATTAAAATGCGGTGGTTTGAAGTATTAAACAAGGCCCTTGCTAAGTGTGGCACAGCTATTCCGATAAAACCGATCGGGCCACAAAAGGCGGTAATCCCTCCTGCTAAAATACTCGTACTGCCAATAATCAGGATTCGGGCACGCTTTACAGTCAATCCCATGCTTCTGGCATAATTATCACCTAAGAGTAAAGCATCCAGCAATTTAGAAGACAAAAATGAAATTAATAAGCCTGCAAAAACAACAACTGCCAAAATCAGCAACTGTTCGCCAGTTACCCCGCCCAAAGAACCAAAAGTCCAGAGCAGGTAATCTTTAATCAGCTCGGGCGAACTAAAATATTGCCAGATACTAATGACTGAAAGTGTGATATTACCAATCATTACACCAACGATCAGTACAATTACGTTGTCTTTTAAAGCAGAAGAAATGGAGACGATTAAAATCATAATCATTGCTGCGCCCAGCGAAGAAGCCATAATAATGAGCCAGCTTCCTGAAATCCCCAATTCTTTAATTGTATATAAGCTCGTAATACTGCCTGCTGAAAGCATCACAAGGGCCACGCCTAAACTTGCGCCTGCGGTTATCCCTAAAACTGAGGGACCAGCAAGTGGGTTGCGGAAAAGTGTTTGCATTTGTAAGCCGCTTACCGATAATCCACAGCCCACAATAATAGCAGTCAGGGCTTTAGGTAACCTGATTTTTTCAATAATATAAACCCAGGTCTCATTTCCGGCATCCGGCGTAAATAAAATCTTAATGACGTCTTTCAAAGGAATATGAACGGAACCAAGTGCAACATCCAGCAGCAATGCCACCACCAATATGGATAGCAATACTAAAACTTTTATTTTGTTCAATTTTTAAAGAATTAATTCAATTGCTTGTAATAAACGAGCTGGTAGTCCGGTAGTAATTCAGGATGAAAGATCTTGATTAAGTCACTTAAGATTAGCTGTGGATTAACAGCTCCGGATTCCCAATAATCATTGGAACCGATATCATTTACCTTTTTATTAAAGTTAAAAATGTGATTGTCTTTGAAGGGTTTAAAATCAGCGTAACGGCTGTCTATTGCCTTAATATCATTTTTACTATCCACCGTCCCTACATTCAGCCAGAAATCTGCCTGAAGGGCAACCGGGGCAACAGCTTCAAAATTGAGTGGCAAACTACCTTTTCCATGGACATCTGCCCATTTATAATTTGTACCCGCATCTTTAAGAAACTTAACCATATAACTGTCACCATCCGGCACATACCATGTTCCTTTAAAAGGCATGCCACAAACCAGCGTAGGTTTAGTCACCGCCTTTTTTCCTATAGCTGCCAGGCGGTTGTATTCTTTCTCGACTGCATCAAATTTAGTATTGACATAGTCTTCCTTATCCATCAATGCGGCCATTAATTTAACCCATTCTGCGCGGCCGAGTGGTGTGGTTTCCAGCCATTCAGAATTGAGCATCACAGGTACACCTGCTCCGCTCAGTGTTTCGTATTTACTGAATTTAGCATCCGGATCTCCCATCACCATCACCAGACCTGGCTTCATACTGATCAGCATTTCGTCATTCATAGTTCCGTCTATTCCAACTTCTTTCACTTTACCCGCAGCTATATTTTTTCTTACCGTTGCTGAGCTGACATATTTCAAGCTGCCCAAACCTGTAATTGCATTTGCTGCACCTGCGAAATCAGCCAATGCGATATGCATAGATGACATGGCGATTAAACTTTGAACTGGTATTTGTATCAGCTGTGCTTTTTTATAGCCTTCGGGAGCCTTTGCCCCTTTAGCTAACAATACGTATTGAGTGGTATCTGCATGTGCGCCGATACCAGAATAAATACTCACTAATTTATAGTGATCGTAATAGTCTATATTAAAGCCTTTGGCATATTTAATTTCTGCACTGCCGGTTTTTGCAGTATGGTGCTTTTGACCAGACTGGTTCTGCTTGCAGGAGGTAATCAGCAACAGAGAAACTATCAGACAGGGGAATACTCCTCTGAATGAACAAGAATTTATTTTTTTCATCATAAAGTTTAGCCTTTCTTCCGAAAGCATTTAATAACCAGTCATAAGGCAGGTCTTCTGACTTCCTCAAACTTGCGACCTTCCCTTCTTTTCGAAAGTGGTTATAACAGCAGTTCAATAACGAGGTTTACAGCAGCGGAGACTGTTCCGGATTTGCGCCGGGATTCCCTTAAAGCATATTACAGCCGGCTGTTCAAATTTTCAAACAGCTATTCCATAAACATGCAGCCTTAAGAGTGCAAACCTAGATAAAATCGAGGATAAATGCAACGCGTGCTGCCGGGGAGTTTCTGGGCACATCGATCAGCTCAAATCCACAGGTCATATAGGCCTTCCTGATAGCTTCATTAATGATAACGGCTTCTTCAAAGGTTTGCCAGCGCTCACTGTCATTCACATAAATAGCTTCCCATGGTGGCAGTATAAAAACCTGTTTATGATAAGGATGGAGCGATAAAGCGGTATAATATTCTTCCGGAACGGGAACTCCAGCTACGTTCAGGTAAGCAATGATGTCGGGAATGCCACGGTCAAAAAAAGTAATTGCAGCTGTAGGGGCACTATTCCATGAAAAAATCATTTCGTTCAGGACTTTGGCCGAAAAGCAGGAAATATCTATCCAGGGCAAACAAGATGATCCTTTCTCCGTTTCGCGGATAATCATTTTCCTGGATACTTCTTCAGCACAAAAATACCCTTGTTGCTGCAATCCTTTAATCAAGGTTGTTTTCCCTGAACCCGGGCCTCCGCTAATCACATATTTTGGTGCTGGGCTGGTCATGGAATATTCAGAGCTGAAAGAAATATATACTGATGGACAAGACCATGAGCAAACAGACACCCTGATTGATGCTGCTTACGATTTTAAATTCTTCGTGTCTGATTTCGCGGCTATTGGTACCGATAAGTGGTTTGTCAACCAAAATACCATGGTAAACGTTCGGACCTCCAAATTGAACATCCAGTATCCCGGCGAGTGCAGCTTCCGGATAACCAGCATTCGGACTTTTATGCTGATGTCCATACTTCAGCACATATTGCCATCCACGCATACTAAAAGTTACCATCAGCATCAGTATGGTCGTTATCCGTGCAGGAATGAAGTTTGCAACGTCATCCAGACGTGCTGCAAATTTCCCAAAATATTCATACCTGTCATTCCTGTAACCGATCATAGAATCCAGTGTATTAATCATTTTATAGGTAAGCATACCTGGGATACCGGCTATAAAATAAAAAAACAGCGGTGCAATGACGCCGTCACTCAGGTTCTCTGACATGGTTTCAAACACAGCTATACGGATCTGCTGCTGGTCCAGGTTTGAAGTATCACGCCCTACGATACGGGATAAGCGTTTCCGCCCGGCTTCGAGCCCTTTATATTTTAAAGTATCAAAAACTTGTTTTCCTTCTGTGATCAGTCCCTTATTTGCCAGTGCATAATAAACAAAGGCAGTGGCAAAAAGAAAATATACCGTTACACTGTGGCTCAGCATCAAATGGATCGCTCCGTAAAAAACTAAAAAGGTTACGGAACATAAAATCAATACCATCAGCATTCCTTTCAAAAACCTGAATCTCCCCTGATTGAGGTGTTTTTCA from Pedobacter sp. WC2423 carries:
- a CDS encoding ABC transporter ATP-binding protein, with translation MEAQNSLLNTSGLTIGYQAGKGKTKVIAAALDLELHAGQLVCLLGPNGCGKSTLLRTISGLQHPLKGEIILDGAALHQLKPAQVAKKISLVLTDNVRAGNLDVYSLISLGRYPYSGWLGILTEQDKQIIGQAIKATDTGAFAGRKMDSLSDGECQKVMLARAIAQDTPLIILDEPTAHLDLPSRIQLMRLLHQLAKETNKAILLSTHELDLALQVADQIWLMSSGGQLDAGLPEELVLNGAFQHAFNKDGIAFDAASGTFNIHQAGKRNIKVSGEGVAAFWTQKALVRNGFSISSAQDHQALMVTVSGEGADALWTVEKNKVSATYTSLREFLNSL
- a CDS encoding iron chelate uptake ABC transporter family permease subunit, coding for MNKIKVLVLLSILVVALLLDVALGSVHIPLKDVIKILFTPDAGNETWVYIIEKIRLPKALTAIIVGCGLSVSGLQMQTLFRNPLAGPSVLGITAGASLGVALVMLSAGSITSLYTIKELGISGSWLIIMASSLGAAMIMILIVSISSALKDNVIVLIVGVMIGNITLSVISIWQYFSSPELIKDYLLWTFGSLGGVTGEQLLILAVVVFAGLLISFLSSKLLDALLLGDNYARSMGLTVKRARILIIGSTSILAGGITAFCGPIGFIGIAVPHLARALFNTSNHRILIPACCLIGTVLMLICDIVAQLPGSQTVLPINVITALVGSPVVIWIIAGPTKLRGF
- a CDS encoding ABC transporter substrate-binding protein, translating into MMKKINSCSFRGVFPCLIVSLLLITSCKQNQSGQKHHTAKTGSAEIKYAKGFNIDYYDHYKLVSIYSGIGAHADTTQYVLLAKGAKAPEGYKKAQLIQIPVQSLIAMSSMHIALADFAGAANAITGLGSLKYVSSATVRKNIAAGKVKEVGIDGTMNDEMLISMKPGLVMVMGDPDAKFSKYETLSGAGVPVMLNSEWLETTPLGRAEWVKLMAALMDKEDYVNTKFDAVEKEYNRLAAIGKKAVTKPTLVCGMPFKGTWYVPDGDSYMVKFLKDAGTNYKWADVHGKGSLPLNFEAVAPVALQADFWLNVGTVDSKNDIKAIDSRYADFKPFKDNHIFNFNKKVNDIGSNDYWESGAVNPQLILSDLIKIFHPELLPDYQLVYYKQLN
- a CDS encoding AAA family ATPase, with translation MTSPAPKYVISGGPGSGKTTLIKGLQQQGYFCAEEVSRKMIIRETEKGSSCLPWIDISCFSAKVLNEMIFSWNSAPTAAITFFDRGIPDIIAYLNVAGVPVPEEYYTALSLHPYHKQVFILPPWEAIYVNDSERWQTFEEAVIINEAIRKAYMTCGFELIDVPRNSPAARVAFILDFI
- the cbiB gene encoding adenosylcobinamide-phosphate synthase CbiB is translated as MENYIIIVIPLLAGYLLDLIFGDPEGLPHPVRFFGSLIAFGEKHLNQGRFRFLKGMLMVLILCSVTFLVFYGAIHLMLSHSVTVYFLFATAFVYYALANKGLITEGKQVFDTLKYKGLEAGRKRLSRIVGRDTSNLDQQQIRIAVFETMSENLSDGVIAPLFFYFIAGIPGMLTYKMINTLDSMIGYRNDRYEYFGKFAARLDDVANFIPARITTILMLMVTFSMRGWQYVLKYGHQHKSPNAGYPEAALAGILDVQFGGPNVYHGILVDKPLIGTNSREIRHEEFKIVSSINQGVCLLMVLSISIYFFQL